The proteins below are encoded in one region of Chloroflexota bacterium:
- a CDS encoding DEAD/DEAH box helicase encodes MSFDTLGLSSDLLRAVAEEGYTAPTPIQTQAIPLILEGRDLLAAAQTGTGKTAAFVLPIFERLRFHANTSFSPARHPVRALVLTPTRELCMQVETMAADYGRYVPLRVASVYGGVPIEPQLKELRAGVELLVATPGRLLDHVGQRTANLGQVEILVLDEADRMLDMGFIPDIRRILALLPERRQNLLFSATFNDEVRSLSATFMHHPATVEVAPRNTTLEAIRQIVYPVDRDRKEALLAHLIRRDDMRQVLVFTRTKIAASRLAGRLDREGIQAVAIHSDRTQPERTRALEGFKNGEIRVLVATDVAARGLDIEDLPHVVNFELPPHPQDYIHRIGRTGRAGASGEAISLVSLDEAEYLRGIQRLLRHAIPWMVEDGFIPVRDRDDPPPARGARRSGSEGTGAGSRPRRGGAATRG; translated from the coding sequence TTGTCCTTCGATACCCTCGGCCTCTCATCCGACCTCCTCCGCGCCGTAGCCGAGGAGGGGTACACTGCCCCGACGCCGATCCAGACCCAGGCGATCCCGCTCATCCTCGAAGGTCGCGACCTGCTCGCCGCGGCGCAGACGGGGACGGGCAAGACCGCGGCGTTCGTCCTGCCGATCTTCGAGCGGCTGCGCTTCCACGCGAACACGAGCTTCTCACCCGCCAGGCACCCGGTCCGGGCACTCGTCCTCACCCCGACCCGTGAGCTGTGCATGCAGGTGGAGACGATGGCGGCCGACTACGGCCGCTACGTCCCGCTCCGCGTGGCGAGCGTCTACGGAGGAGTACCGATCGAGCCGCAGCTCAAGGAGCTTCGGGCCGGTGTCGAACTCCTCGTGGCCACGCCTGGCCGGCTGCTCGACCATGTCGGCCAGCGGACGGCGAACCTCGGCCAGGTGGAGATCCTCGTCCTCGACGAGGCGGACCGGATGCTCGACATGGGGTTCATCCCGGACATCCGGAGGATCCTCGCCCTCCTCCCGGAACGGCGGCAGAACCTCCTTTTCTCGGCGACCTTCAACGACGAGGTCCGCTCGCTCTCGGCGACCTTCATGCACCATCCGGCGACCGTCGAGGTCGCGCCGCGGAACACGACGCTCGAGGCCATCCGCCAGATCGTCTACCCGGTGGACCGCGACCGGAAGGAAGCGCTCCTTGCACATCTCATCCGCCGCGACGACATGCGTCAGGTGCTCGTCTTCACCCGGACGAAGATCGCCGCATCGCGGCTTGCCGGCCGACTGGACCGAGAGGGGATCCAGGCCGTCGCGATCCACAGCGATCGTACGCAGCCGGAACGGACACGGGCGCTCGAAGGGTTCAAGAACGGCGAGATCCGGGTTCTCGTCGCGACCGACGTCGCGGCGCGCGGCCTCGACATCGAGGACCTCCCACACGTCGTGAACTTCGAGCTGCCACCGCATCCGCAGGACTACATCCACCGCATCGGACGGACCGGCCGGGCGGGCGCGAGCGGGGAGGCGATCTCCCTCGTGTCGCTCGACGAGGCGGAGTACCTTCGCGGCATCCAGCGGCTCCTCCGACATGCGATCCCATGGATGGTCGAGGACGGCTTCATCCCCGTCCGCGATCGCGATGACCCGCCGCCGGCCCGAGGCGCGCGGCGATCGGGCAGCGAGGGCACCGGCGCCGGTTCTCGTCCGCGCCGAGGCGGCGCAGCGACGCGAGGCTGA
- a CDS encoding DNA-3-methyladenine glycosylase I — translation MTAYHDTEWGVPVHDDIALFERLALESFQAGLSWSTILHKRAAFRAAFRDFDPATVAAFGRLDRDRLIADAGIVRNRAKIEATIANAAAFLAVAATDGSFDGYLAARVPAAPQRRAPGSTTADIPATTTVARALSADLQRRGFRFVGPTIVYAFMQSVGLVDDHLPGCFRYLGPG, via the coding sequence ATGACGGCATACCACGACACCGAGTGGGGCGTCCCCGTCCACGACGACATCGCCCTCTTCGAGCGGCTCGCCCTTGAATCGTTCCAGGCCGGCCTCTCGTGGTCGACGATCCTCCACAAGCGAGCCGCCTTCCGCGCCGCGTTCCGCGACTTCGATCCAGCCACGGTGGCGGCCTTCGGGCGGCTTGATCGCGATCGGCTGATTGCCGACGCCGGCATCGTCCGCAATCGGGCCAAGATCGAGGCGACGATCGCGAACGCAGCGGCCTTCCTCGCGGTGGCCGCGACGGACGGGTCGTTCGACGGGTACCTCGCCGCGCGGGTGCCCGCGGCCCCGCAGCGGCGAGCGCCCGGCTCCACGACGGCCGACATCCCGGCCACGACCACGGTGGCGCGGGCGCTCTCGGCGGATCTCCAGCGGCGTGGCTTCCGCTTCGTCGGACCGACGATCGTGTACGCCTTCATGCAGAGCGTCGGCCTCGTGGACGACCACCTTCCGGGCTGCTTCCGCTACCTCGGTCCCGGCTGA
- a CDS encoding alpha/beta hydrolase — MMHPPVQLVIGHGASGSAATMEPFAAGLRMRGITARAIDLPKRRAEDAVAALMALAPPGPGVVVAGHSYGGRVASLAAAEASYRGLVCFSYPLHRPGSPDVLRTAHWPAISCPVLLLSGESDPFARIDLLRAVVGLLPQAELVTYPRLGHSLLPVLDVALDQVARFVRALPVP; from the coding sequence ATGATGCATCCCCCTGTCCAGCTCGTCATCGGCCACGGTGCGTCCGGCTCGGCCGCGACGATGGAACCGTTCGCTGCCGGCCTCCGGATGCGGGGCATCACGGCCCGCGCGATCGACCTGCCGAAGCGGCGCGCCGAGGACGCTGTTGCTGCCCTGATGGCGCTGGCGCCGCCCGGTCCGGGAGTCGTCGTGGCCGGACATTCGTACGGGGGGCGAGTGGCCAGCCTCGCCGCGGCCGAGGCGTCCTACCGCGGCCTCGTCTGCTTCTCCTATCCGCTGCACCGGCCGGGATCGCCGGACGTGCTCCGGACCGCGCATTGGCCGGCGATCTCGTGTCCGGTGCTCCTCCTCTCGGGTGAGTCCGACCCCTTCGCGCGGATCGACCTGCTGCGAGCGGTGGTCGGGCTGCTGCCGCAGGCCGAGCTCGTCACGTATCCGCGGCTCGGCCATTCGCTCCTGCCCGTCCTCGACGTCGCCCTCGACCAGGTCGCCCGATTCGTGCGCGCGTTGCCGGTGCCCTGA
- a CDS encoding NAD(P)-binding domain-containing protein, whose product MAQLIERPFAPGDYPVVVVGSGPGGLQVSAALTGYGIDHAVISADPAPGGMFRRWPFFQRLLSWTKPYSPARRSDRAFERYDWNSLVSDDPALRALQVDLMDGSSEFPSRPEMEANLATFAERSRVRVRYGCRWESTRREEDADGVRFVLATSDGEYRCRVAVFAVGVAEPWRPSTPGMELVAHYADTRPAATYADRRIFIVGKQNSGFELASGLLQWARRIVLASPSPARLSVNTRSLVGVRARYVQPFEDHNLGGGVSILDAAIESIECAGDGFRVRLRRTDGGSALVVDTDEVIAATGFVTPLGDLPELGVATFGQSRLPAQTPYWESATVPGISFAGTISQGAAGLRKHGIPANSGAVHGHRYNARVLARHLAETRFGRSVPRPTVAPRDALAFCLDELSGGPELFHQRAYLARVLSAAPEDGIRDEGIVPLTTFLDGPGPDGLALTIEADGSGAIYPVCYVRRSGDVVEHRLAPHPLLDFTTIEHRRALSDSLASLGIR is encoded by the coding sequence GTGGCGCAGCTGATCGAGCGGCCGTTCGCACCCGGCGACTATCCGGTCGTCGTCGTGGGGAGCGGCCCGGGCGGCCTTCAGGTCTCCGCGGCACTCACCGGATACGGCATCGACCACGCGGTCATCTCGGCCGATCCGGCGCCCGGCGGGATGTTCCGCCGCTGGCCGTTCTTCCAGCGCCTCCTCTCGTGGACGAAGCCGTACTCGCCCGCGAGACGCTCGGATCGGGCGTTCGAGCGATACGACTGGAACTCGCTCGTCTCGGACGACCCGGCGCTTCGCGCCCTCCAGGTGGACCTCATGGACGGCTCGTCCGAGTTCCCGTCGCGACCGGAGATGGAGGCGAATCTCGCCACGTTCGCCGAGCGTTCGCGGGTCCGCGTCCGATACGGCTGCCGCTGGGAATCGACCCGCCGGGAGGAGGATGCGGACGGAGTCCGGTTCGTCCTCGCGACGTCGGACGGCGAGTATCGCTGCCGGGTCGCCGTCTTCGCCGTCGGGGTCGCCGAACCGTGGCGGCCGTCCACGCCGGGGATGGAGCTCGTCGCCCACTACGCGGACACGCGGCCGGCGGCGACCTACGCGGACCGCCGGATCTTCATCGTCGGCAAGCAGAACAGCGGGTTCGAGCTCGCCTCTGGGCTCCTCCAGTGGGCGCGTCGGATCGTCCTCGCCTCGCCGTCGCCGGCCAGGCTCTCCGTCAACACCCGCTCGCTCGTCGGTGTGCGAGCCCGCTACGTCCAGCCGTTCGAGGACCACAACCTCGGCGGGGGTGTCTCGATCCTCGACGCGGCGATCGAGTCGATCGAGTGCGCCGGTGATGGATTCCGCGTCCGGCTGCGACGGACAGACGGCGGCTCGGCACTTGTCGTGGACACGGACGAGGTGATCGCCGCGACCGGCTTCGTCACTCCGCTCGGCGACCTTCCGGAGCTCGGCGTGGCGACGTTCGGCCAGAGCCGCCTGCCCGCCCAGACGCCGTACTGGGAGAGTGCGACGGTGCCCGGCATCTCCTTCGCCGGCACCATCAGCCAGGGAGCCGCCGGCCTCCGGAAGCACGGCATCCCGGCGAACTCCGGGGCGGTGCACGGACACCGCTACAACGCCCGGGTCCTCGCCCGGCACCTCGCCGAGACGCGGTTCGGCCGCTCGGTGCCGCGGCCGACGGTGGCGCCGCGGGATGCGCTCGCGTTCTGCCTGGACGAGCTGAGCGGCGGTCCGGAGCTGTTCCATCAGCGGGCGTATCTCGCCCGCGTCCTCAGCGCCGCACCCGAGGACGGGATCCGCGATGAGGGGATCGTGCCGCTCACCACGTTCCTCGACGGTCCGGGGCCGGACGGACTCGCCCTGACGATCGAGGCGGATGGCAGCGGAGCGATCTATCCGGTGTGTTACGTGCGTCGCTCCGGCGATGTCGTCGAGCATCGATTGGCGCCGCATCCGCTCCTCGACTTCACGACGATCGAGCATCGACGGGCGCTGTCCGACAGCCTTGCGAGCCTCGGCATCCGGTAG
- a CDS encoding nitroreductase family deazaflavin-dependent oxidoreductase, translating to MDTTVSAALHQPQVIDITTIGRRSGEPRRIEIVFHVIDGHWYISGMVGRARAWLANIEADPRITFHLKRAVAADVPALARPITDEAERRTIFREIVKTWTNQDLEAMVASSPLIEVTFPDLAA from the coding sequence ATGGACACCACCGTCTCCGCCGCCCTCCATCAGCCGCAGGTCATCGACATCACGACCATCGGTCGTCGCAGCGGTGAGCCGCGCCGGATCGAGATCGTCTTCCACGTCATCGATGGCCACTGGTACATCTCCGGGATGGTCGGTCGTGCGCGAGCCTGGCTCGCCAACATCGAGGCGGACCCGCGCATCACGTTCCACCTGAAGCGCGCAGTGGCGGCGGACGTTCCGGCCCTCGCCCGTCCGATCACGGACGAGGCGGAACGGCGGACGATCTTCCGCGAGATCGTCAAGACGTGGACGAACCAGGATCTCGAGGCGATGGTCGCCTCGTCGCCGCTCATCGAGGTGACGTTCCCGGACCTCGCCGCGTAG
- a CDS encoding LysE family transporter → MSGAFIARVFAGYGVAIPVGAIAVLILDAAIRHGFRIGAAAGAGAATADAVYAALAALAGAAIAALIDPVQTELRVLAVVILVLIAARGLLAVRSGGAASPGGPQTPSGGRRTYLRFLGLTIVNPTTVVYFAALIVGLPTIGATASERAAFVVGAALASLSWQTLLASIGSFAHGRLSPRARLATSLVGNLIVLAFAANIARGIAFG, encoded by the coding sequence GTGAGCGGCGCGTTCATCGCCCGCGTCTTCGCCGGCTACGGCGTCGCGATCCCGGTCGGCGCGATCGCCGTCCTGATCCTCGACGCGGCGATCCGGCACGGCTTCCGGATCGGGGCAGCCGCCGGGGCCGGGGCGGCGACGGCCGACGCCGTGTATGCGGCCCTCGCCGCGCTTGCGGGTGCGGCGATCGCGGCGCTCATCGATCCGGTGCAGACCGAGCTTCGGGTGCTCGCGGTCGTCATCCTCGTCCTGATCGCCGCACGCGGCCTGCTGGCGGTCCGATCGGGCGGCGCCGCCTCCCCTGGCGGTCCGCAGACGCCATCAGGCGGGCGCCGGACATATCTGCGTTTCCTCGGCCTGACGATCGTGAACCCGACCACGGTTGTCTACTTCGCGGCGCTCATCGTGGGCCTGCCGACGATCGGCGCTACGGCGTCCGAGCGGGCGGCGTTCGTCGTGGGCGCGGCGCTCGCATCGCTGTCCTGGCAGACGCTCCTCGCCTCGATCGGCTCGTTCGCCCATGGCCGGCTCTCGCCGCGGGCCCGTCTCGCGACGAGCCTCGTCGGGAACCTCATCGTCCTCGCCTTCGCCGCGAACATCGCCCGTGGCATCGCGTTCGGTTGA
- a CDS encoding ABC transporter ATP-binding protein: MSAASIAAASAIPTADGPAIETDGLAKRYGRTVALAGLTMRVRRGQVFGFLGPNGAGKTTAVKLLLGLARPSGGSGRLLGAPIGDRRTRARVGYLPELFRYQSWLTARDVLGLHADLAGLASSERLHAIDDALGTVGLADRGTDRVGTFSKGMQQRLGLGVALLGRPAIVFLDEPTSALDPVGRQDVRAIIHALRERGTTVFLNSHLLTEVERVCDEVAIVDRGRVIAAGPLADLLGDATVRIRTSGDRSVVRTALEGFGAIAEDPPWTVVRGCPIERVPELVAALVAVGAPIYGVEAGRETLEERFLELLGHGATAGPGSPGAADPESTAAAGGAAR; this comes from the coding sequence ATGTCCGCTGCCTCGATCGCCGCCGCGAGTGCGATCCCGACCGCCGATGGACCCGCCATCGAGACCGACGGCCTGGCGAAGCGATACGGTCGGACGGTCGCCCTCGCCGGCCTGACGATGCGCGTGCGCCGCGGCCAGGTGTTCGGGTTCCTCGGCCCGAACGGCGCCGGCAAGACCACCGCGGTCAAGCTCCTGCTCGGTCTGGCGCGTCCCTCGGGCGGCTCCGGGCGGCTCCTCGGGGCGCCGATCGGCGATCGGAGGACGCGCGCCCGGGTTGGCTACCTGCCCGAGCTCTTCCGCTACCAGTCGTGGCTCACGGCGCGCGACGTCCTCGGCCTCCACGCCGATCTCGCCGGCCTCGCATCGTCGGAACGGCTGCACGCCATCGACGACGCCCTCGGCACCGTCGGCCTCGCCGATCGCGGCACGGACCGGGTCGGGACGTTCTCGAAGGGGATGCAGCAGCGACTCGGGCTCGGCGTCGCGCTCCTCGGCCGGCCGGCGATCGTCTTCCTCGACGAGCCGACGTCGGCCCTCGATCCGGTCGGGCGTCAGGACGTACGGGCGATCATCCACGCTCTCCGCGAGCGAGGCACGACCGTCTTCCTCAACTCCCACCTCCTCACGGAGGTGGAGCGGGTCTGCGACGAGGTCGCGATCGTCGACCGCGGGCGGGTCATCGCCGCCGGTCCGCTCGCCGATCTGCTCGGCGACGCGACCGTCCGGATCCGGACCAGCGGCGATCGGTCCGTCGTGCGGACCGCCCTCGAGGGGTTCGGCGCGATCGCCGAAGATCCGCCGTGGACGGTCGTCCGCGGCTGTCCGATCGAACGGGTGCCGGAGCTCGTGGCGGCGCTCGTCGCCGTCGGCGCGCCGATCTACGGCGTGGAGGCCGGTCGCGAGACACTCGAGGAGCGGTTCCTCGAGCTCCTCGGCCACGGCGCGACCGCCGGACCGGGGTCTCCCGGGGCCGCGGACCCCGAGTCCACGGCGGCCGCCGGTGGGGCGGCTCGATGA
- a CDS encoding DNA repair protein: MSTTAPISLPFSGNDEADRLIAANPLALLVGFVLDQQVTVQKAFSGPLEIQRRTGTLDAATLANMDPEAFAEIFRQRPAIHRFPGSMAGKVQALCAAVAHEHGNDAASIWRDAHDARDLERRLLALPGIGPMKAKTILAVLGKRFGIKPAGWAEVAPEHPTLGDVDSAEALARYQAGKRAHKAALRAGGSARDAGIAAMEAGEG; this comes from the coding sequence ATGTCGACGACCGCTCCGATCAGCCTGCCGTTCAGCGGCAACGATGAGGCCGATCGTCTCATCGCGGCGAATCCGCTCGCCCTCCTCGTCGGCTTCGTCCTCGACCAGCAGGTCACGGTGCAGAAGGCGTTCAGCGGACCGCTGGAGATCCAGCGCCGGACCGGCACGCTCGATGCGGCGACGCTCGCGAACATGGATCCGGAGGCGTTCGCCGAGATCTTCCGCCAGCGGCCCGCGATCCACCGCTTCCCGGGTTCGATGGCGGGCAAGGTGCAGGCGCTCTGCGCCGCCGTCGCCCACGAGCACGGCAACGACGCTGCCAGCATCTGGCGCGACGCCCACGATGCCCGGGACCTCGAGCGGCGCCTCCTCGCGCTGCCGGGGATCGGTCCGATGAAGGCGAAGACGATCCTCGCCGTGCTCGGCAAGCGGTTCGGGATCAAGCCCGCCGGTTGGGCCGAGGTGGCGCCGGAGCACCCGACCCTCGGCGACGTGGACTCGGCGGAGGCGCTCGCCCGGTATCAGGCGGGCAAGCGCGCCCACAAGGCCGCGCTCCGGGCGGGTGGTTCCGCACGGGACGCCGGGATCGCCGCGATGGAGGCGGGCGAGGGCTGA
- a CDS encoding SpoIID/LytB domain-containing protein, with amino-acid sequence MHRRGTRSGDPIAPLFIAIAVALTAIAAAPSRVAAVPGAMPQPGATVTFYGRGYGHGLGLSQYGARGRALAGQTAPQILAQYYQNTTLGAIDPTTPIRILVVDGFTPTAARPAKVVAHGGTWTVDGLPGTWPAEASATMTPSAGPTVTWQLTIAAADGTVLATAPVGPSVRIQPSATTTVLQVWFKPSYYDTYRGAILLIGSTGGSVTAIDETTLDTYLLGVVTCEMPASWPSEALNAQAIAARSFAAAHLHPASGTWDVYDDTRSQVYRGVFGESAQAQAAVTATAGQVLMSGSTVVMALFHSSDGGATENNENVYVSDAGTVYGQPISYLRGSPDRAPDGSAYDATSPQASWQTATYTNDQLSAVFGADPRTNVGTLASLDLSNRGVSGRLISVTLSGSLGMQTVSGEIFRTVFNRYTPATDPYMWSTLVATSPLPDVCPPGPQPAVGMPTLAGCAIVAGAPGTTPTPTPTPTTSPGQPTPTPTTSPGQPPLGQEPPAVVTVSSPSTAIALTTSAPVITWSSGITLTVQFVGSGANRAFALQGTRDGVAWSTIANLVTDASGRASLAYRPATNLYYRVVFGGAADLPAAVSATVRTVVRQIALLRPTTYGRVSSAVRNAPVSFTTTVRPARPELAPATISYRIERFLGGRWSLYATRSVVADAAGLARLTWQFNLPGLWAVSSAANPTPYNANSFPTPRELYQVR; translated from the coding sequence ATGCACCGACGCGGGACCCGCTCCGGCGATCCCATCGCGCCACTCTTCATCGCCATCGCCGTCGCGCTCACCGCCATCGCTGCTGCACCCTCGCGCGTCGCGGCGGTCCCGGGCGCGATGCCGCAGCCGGGGGCGACCGTCACGTTCTACGGCCGTGGATACGGACACGGCCTGGGTCTCTCGCAGTACGGGGCGCGCGGACGGGCTCTCGCCGGCCAGACCGCCCCGCAGATCCTCGCCCAGTACTACCAGAACACGACGCTCGGGGCGATCGATCCCACGACCCCGATCCGAATCCTCGTCGTCGACGGCTTCACCCCGACCGCCGCGCGTCCCGCGAAGGTCGTGGCTCACGGCGGCACGTGGACCGTCGACGGGCTGCCGGGAACGTGGCCCGCCGAGGCTTCGGCGACGATGACCCCGTCCGCCGGTCCCACGGTCACGTGGCAGCTGACGATCGCCGCGGCGGACGGCACCGTCCTTGCAACGGCTCCGGTCGGTCCGAGCGTCCGGATCCAGCCCTCGGCGACGACGACGGTTCTCCAGGTCTGGTTCAAGCCGAGCTACTACGACACGTATCGCGGCGCCATCCTGCTCATCGGATCGACCGGCGGCAGCGTCACCGCGATCGACGAGACCACGCTCGACACGTATCTCCTCGGCGTCGTGACCTGCGAGATGCCGGCTTCCTGGCCGTCCGAGGCGCTCAACGCCCAGGCGATCGCCGCCCGGAGCTTCGCCGCGGCGCACCTCCACCCGGCGAGCGGGACGTGGGACGTCTACGACGACACGCGCTCGCAGGTCTACCGCGGGGTGTTCGGCGAGTCGGCTCAGGCACAGGCTGCCGTCACGGCGACCGCGGGACAGGTCCTCATGTCCGGCTCGACGGTCGTCATGGCGCTATTCCATTCCTCCGACGGCGGGGCGACGGAGAACAACGAGAACGTCTACGTGAGTGACGCCGGGACGGTGTACGGCCAGCCGATCAGCTATCTCCGCGGCTCCCCGGATCGGGCCCCCGATGGCTCGGCCTACGACGCGACGTCGCCCCAGGCGTCGTGGCAGACCGCGACGTACACGAACGACCAGCTCTCGGCCGTCTTCGGCGCGGATCCACGGACCAACGTCGGTACGCTCGCCTCCCTCGACCTCTCGAACCGCGGTGTCTCCGGGCGGCTCATCAGCGTGACGCTCAGCGGCTCCCTCGGGATGCAGACCGTCTCCGGCGAGATCTTCCGGACCGTCTTCAATCGGTACACCCCGGCCACGGATCCATATATGTGGAGCACGCTCGTCGCGACCTCGCCGCTGCCGGACGTCTGCCCGCCCGGACCGCAGCCGGCGGTGGGGATGCCGACGCTCGCCGGTTGCGCGATCGTCGCCGGGGCCCCCGGCACGACGCCGACGCCGACTCCGACTCCGACCACGTCCCCCGGCCAGCCGACCCCGACTCCGACCACGTCCCCCGGCCAGCCCCCGCTCGGACAGGAACCGCCGGCGGTCGTCACCGTGTCGTCCCCCTCGACCGCCATCGCACTCACCACCTCCGCGCCGGTCATCACCTGGTCGAGCGGCATCACCCTCACGGTGCAGTTCGTCGGCAGCGGTGCGAACCGCGCGTTCGCCCTCCAGGGGACACGCGACGGCGTCGCCTGGTCGACCATCGCGAACCTCGTCACGGATGCGTCGGGACGCGCCTCCCTCGCCTATCGCCCGGCGACGAACCTCTACTACCGGGTCGTCTTCGGCGGTGCCGCGGATCTGCCCGCGGCTGTCAGCGCGACCGTCCGGACCGTCGTCCGCCAGATCGCGCTGCTGCGGCCGACGACGTACGGAAGGGTGAGCTCGGCCGTGCGGAATGCCCCAGTGTCATTCACGACGACCGTCCGGCCGGCCCGACCGGAGCTCGCTCCGGCCACGATCAGCTATCGGATCGAGCGGTTCCTCGGCGGTCGCTGGAGCCTCTACGCGACGCGGAGCGTCGTCGCCGATGCGGCCGGGCTCGCGCGACTCACGTGGCAGTTCAATCTGCCCGGCCTGTGGGCTGTCTCATCAGCCGCCAACCCGACGCCGTACAACGCGAACAGCTTCCCCACGCCCCGCGAGCTCTACCAGGTGCGCTGA
- a CDS encoding class II aldolase/adducin family protein yields MDPYAAHRSALVAAGARLGARGLIVASEGNLSVRTKDGILITPSGRRKDALDPTDAIVVPFAAQVGPPVAGGRGAARPSSDIAIHRAIYAARPDVRAIVHAHLAASLALTIVGLLPDPADLPETARFLGRLPFVPLEVPGSDRLAARVVAALTDRGPDGRLEPPNAVLLERHGAIAVGSDPVIAGDRIELVDLLCRVHRDVVLLRAAGRP; encoded by the coding sequence ATGGATCCATATGCCGCCCACCGGTCCGCCCTCGTCGCCGCGGGCGCACGGCTCGGCGCTCGCGGACTGATCGTGGCGAGCGAGGGCAATCTCTCCGTGCGGACGAAGGACGGGATCCTCATCACTCCGTCGGGCCGCCGGAAGGACGCCCTCGACCCGACGGATGCCATCGTCGTGCCCTTCGCCGCCCAGGTCGGGCCGCCGGTCGCAGGTGGGCGCGGAGCGGCGCGGCCGAGCTCGGACATCGCGATCCACCGGGCGATCTATGCCGCCCGGCCGGACGTCCGCGCGATCGTCCACGCTCACCTCGCGGCTTCGCTGGCCCTCACGATCGTCGGCCTCCTGCCGGACCCGGCGGACCTGCCGGAGACGGCACGGTTCCTCGGCCGGCTGCCGTTCGTTCCATTGGAGGTACCGGGCAGCGACCGACTCGCCGCCAGGGTGGTCGCTGCGCTCACCGATCGGGGCCCGGATGGCCGACTCGAGCCGCCGAACGCGGTGCTCCTCGAGCGTCACGGGGCGATCGCGGTCGGGTCCGATCCGGTGATCGCGGGCGACCGGATCGAGCTCGTCGACCTCCTCTGCCGCGTCCACCGTGACGTCGTGCTCCTGCGGGCCGCCGGCCGGCCCTGA
- a CDS encoding cyclic nucleotide-binding domain-containing protein, giving the protein MASSDEIADTLAGFALFADLSSAALEAVAHTFEETWYPEGERILRQGLTGSAFFVILEGEAAIVVDGSRRATLGRGEFFGEVSILLGEPPVADVVALRPMRCLVLAGPAVEAFLVSQPRVMYRMLQAQARRLRNANRWRS; this is encoded by the coding sequence ATGGCCAGCAGCGACGAGATCGCCGATACGCTCGCGGGATTCGCCCTCTTCGCCGACCTCTCCTCGGCTGCGCTCGAGGCGGTGGCCCACACGTTCGAGGAGACGTGGTACCCGGAGGGTGAGCGGATCCTCCGCCAGGGCCTCACGGGTTCGGCGTTCTTCGTCATCCTCGAGGGCGAGGCGGCGATCGTCGTCGACGGCTCGCGGCGGGCGACCCTGGGGCGTGGAGAATTCTTCGGCGAGGTGTCGATCCTCCTCGGCGAGCCACCGGTGGCGGACGTCGTCGCCCTCCGGCCGATGCGCTGCCTCGTCCTCGCCGGCCCGGCGGTCGAGGCGTTCCTCGTCAGCCAGCCGCGGGTCATGTACCGGATGCTCCAGGCGCAGGCGCGCCGGTTGCGGAACGCGAACCGGTGGCGCAGCTGA
- a CDS encoding ABC transporter permease subunit — translation MNVLLIARLTLLEALRRRLLWALITLTVVVVVLTGIAFGLLVDNAHSHGVSELELIVGVSQVLILVAFMFSFVLAMTAAFLGAPAIASDLDTGVLLAIAARPLRRADIILGKWLGLAAIALGYAVLAGLSEVAVVRLVSGYAPPDPLGASLFLGAQAIVLLSVAILLSTRLPAIAGGAVAVVLFGLSWMAGVMANVASVLGLDSLAATAQSSRFLLPLDGLWRGTVFALEPPAAILALGGAGRGVGRVATSNPFFAASGPEPSFLFYAVLWVAVVLGLAILSFRRREI, via the coding sequence ATGAACGTCCTCCTCATCGCCCGGCTCACGCTCCTCGAGGCACTCCGGCGGCGGCTTCTCTGGGCGCTCATCACCCTCACGGTCGTGGTCGTCGTGCTCACCGGCATCGCCTTCGGGCTGCTCGTGGACAACGCCCACAGTCACGGCGTGAGCGAACTCGAGCTCATCGTCGGCGTGAGTCAGGTGCTCATCCTCGTGGCGTTCATGTTCAGCTTCGTCCTCGCCATGACGGCGGCGTTCCTCGGCGCGCCGGCCATCGCCTCGGACCTCGACACGGGGGTCCTCCTCGCGATCGCGGCGCGGCCGCTCCGGCGGGCGGACATCATCCTGGGCAAGTGGCTCGGACTGGCGGCGATCGCACTCGGCTACGCCGTCCTCGCCGGCCTGTCGGAGGTGGCGGTGGTCCGTCTCGTCAGCGGCTACGCGCCACCGGACCCACTGGGGGCATCGCTCTTCCTCGGCGCCCAGGCGATCGTCCTCCTCAGCGTCGCGATCCTCCTGTCCACCCGACTCCCGGCCATCGCCGGTGGGGCCGTCGCCGTCGTCCTCTTCGGCCTGTCATGGATGGCCGGGGTGATGGCGAATGTCGCATCCGTCCTCGGCCTCGACTCGCTCGCCGCGACGGCCCAGTCGAGCCGGTTCCTCCTTCCGCTCGACGGCCTGTGGCGGGGCACGGTCTTCGCGCTCGAACCGCCGGCCGCGATCCTCGCCCTCGGCGGGGCGGGGAGGGGCGTCGGGCGGGTCGCCACGAGCAACCCGTTCTTCGCGGCGTCCGGCCCGGAGCCGTCGTTCCTCTTCTACGCCGTTCTGTGGGTCGCCGTCGTCCTCGGCCTCGCGATCCTCTCGTTCCGCCGCCGCGAGATCTGA